GACGTCTCAGCGGCACCCAGCCGCCGCCTGGTCACCGGTCTGACCACCCGCACCGGCACCCTGCCCGACGGGTTCCTCCCGCTGCTCGGCCGACGCGGGCGCCGGGCCGCCGAGGAACTGGCCAGGCTCCGGAACTTCTTCGACGCGAGCACGGTATGCGCCCAACGGGTCTTCGCCGATTACTTCGGCGTCAGCAACCTGCCCGAGGGGTGCTGCACCACGGCCCGCTGCCGCTGCTCGGCCTGCTGGGACACCGGCCGCTGGCCCGTGGAGGAGCGGCGCCCTGCCGTCGCCCAGGCATTCGACAGCCCGCGCCCCCGCGAGGGAGGCGGTGCCGACACCTCACTGCGCGACCAGCGCGTCGACCTCCAGGTCCACCGGCTGCTGCAGCTCCAGCCGCAGGGCGCACACCCGCGCCGGCTCTGGCACGCACTGCGCGGCGACGAATCCTCCTACAACCCGAGGAATCGAAAGATGATCCCCCTGCCGAAGGCGATCCGGGAAAGCCGCCACTTCGGCGGTCGTGCGGATCTGTCCTATACGGCGGTGGGCGCGAGCCTCACACGGCTGGCCGCAGCCGGAGCCGCAGTCGAGGGCCCGGACAGCCTCTGGCGAGCTGTCCGCCCAGCCCGACACATGAGATCCCGCCGGGCGGGAAGCGGACCCGAACGAAAGGACAGCTGGGCGTGACCACGATGATCAGCACTGGACCGGACATCTGGCGGCCGTTCGACGGCGAGCCTGTGCTTACTCCCGCCATGACCGGCGGACATCGCAGCACACCCGCCGAGGAACTGGAACGGTTGCGTCGCTACCTGGAGGCGGTCGTGTCCGACCGCGTGTGTCCGGTGCACACCGCGGTCGCCTTCAATGCGGCCTATTTCGGCTACGAGCTCACTGGCGAAGGTCACGGCAACGGCCCCTTCGACCTGGACGCGTTCCCCTCCCTGAGGCTGGGCGACGAAGTACCGGCCTTGCCCGTCGGGGCACTCGTTCGCATCGAAACAGGATCCGACCCGCTGTACGCGGAGATCGTCTACAAGGAGGGCCGCCACCCCGGCGTCGAAGAGGGTGCCGACGTACCCGCGTGGGTGTCCGGGGTACCGGCCGGTGTCCGAGGACCGAGCGAGCTGTCGGAGGCCCCGCACCCAGTGCGCCGGGAGCTGCTGGTCCCTGATCTCACGGCGTTCGGCCCCGCGCTGCAGCTCAGCGAGGCGAAGTTGCAGCGGTTCCGGTCCCGCCAGAAGTGGCTCAACAAGGACGGCCACGTCGTCGTCGACGCCCGCTACGGCTCGGCGCCGCACGCCGGGCTTGACGACTGCACCGCCTTCGTGCAGCATCTGCTGACCCACCAGCGCGAAGCACTGCTGAGCCCTCTCGTTCCCGCGTCCGTCGCCCACCTGGTCGGGGGTGGCACGGAGGAGCGGCTGAAGAGCGCCCTCAGCGGGCTGCTGGACACCGTCGATCACGCCTTGCGCACCAGCGACAGTCTACGCAGCTGGGGCCACTACGCACTGACCCGTACCCGCATCGGGGCCGCCCTGGGCCACGACGGGCCACTGGGCGGCGACGACCTGAGAGCCCTCGCCGGCTCCCTGGAACGCAGTGCGGCCCCTGCCACCCACCGACGGCACGGCGTGAACGGTTCCCGCACCGTGTACACGGCGATCGGGGCGTGGCTGCGCGGCGTCGACGGTGCCGAACCACTGCTGAGCGGAGTGGAATACGCGGTCTCGGTGTGCCGCGCCAACCTGGCGGTCGCGGACTTCGTCCGGGGAGACACGGACAACGGCATACGCGCCGGGAGCGACGTACGGATCACCCTCGACGACGACTTCCAGAACGGTGGCATCTGGCGGTCCCACCACCCGGGCTCGGAGGAGGCGGACGACAGTGATCCGCTACGCCCAGCGGGACGCGGCTGGCATGACACGGTGCATCCACCCGCGCCGCCTCGGCCTGTCGCGGTGCCGCACGCACAGAGCGTCCCCCGAGAGGAACAGCCGGAGGACGAAGGATACGTCGATGCCGAACCCGCGGACACCCCGCTCGCGGACGGTGACCGGATCGGTCCGCCGAACTACCTGAGGATCAACGACAGCGAGGTCTGCTGGCAGACCCCGCTGCGGCTCGCCCACCTCATGGAGGACCGACTGCCGTTGAGCCCCAGGGCCCGGGACGGGTTTGCATATCTCGGCACGGATACCGGCTCCGTGCGCGTACGCCTGGAACTCAGCCATCCCGGCGGCGAGCTCGACGCGTCCGAGGAGGTCCAGGAGGTGCTTCTGGATCTCACCGATGAGACCGGCATGCTTCGGAACGTCCAGTGGCCCATCGATTTCTTCCCCGGGCTGTGCCTGTACATCCAGTGGCCGCGCGGCGGTACCGTCTTCCGGGTCCACACCGTCGAACTGGAACACGCCGTCGACATCGACGGGCAGCTCGTCGCGCATCGCTACGACTCGGGAGTGCTCACCCGGGAAGGAGCGCCGGGTAGTGAGCGGGACGGCGACTCGTCCGCCGGCCTCGACACCCGGCGTCTCGTCCTGCGTACCGTACGACGCTTCGGCCGCCTCACGCCCGACGGACATGCTCTCCTTGACCGGGCCGCCCTCCCTCGAGGCGTCTACGACACGACTCCCGCCCCCCAGCAAGTCACCGCACTGGAGCAGGCCGTTGACGAGCTCCTCGCCGAACACCACCTGTACCCGGCCATCGGCAGCCGCGGTGTGGACGGCGAGCCCCACCACCCTGCCCGCGACGGTGAGCCGCCCATCGCCCTGATCGGTTACGCGCCGAACCCCGTGGTGGTGCCACGACCGGGCTCGCGTGCCGGCGCGCCGCCGCAGGTCCACGGCGTGGAGCACTTCGTCCACGGCTTTCTGCGGAGGCTGCCCGCGGGCTCGAATCCGACCGATGCACAGCGCGCTGCCTACCGCGAGCACTGCCGCCACGTCGGAAAGGCGGACGGCTGGGAACTGCCACCCGGCTACACCTTCGTCACGGAACACTCTCGCCGGCGCTGACCCGCCCCGGCCGGACCGGCCCGACATGGGCGGGCCGCACGCCACACCCCCCCCGCATCCACATCACAGGAAACAAGAGATCGGGACTGAATGACCGCCAGCTACGCCGTGGTCGCCAAACCACCATCCTCCCCGCACGGCACACCGGTTGGACTGCTCAAGGAACTCGCCGTAACGCTCGACGGACTCGGCCAGATCCTGGACGCCGCCCTCGACGCCCTCACAGTCGGCGAGACGGAACTCGCGCTGAACTCCCTCGGGCCCAAGGATCGTCAGGCCATCATGAGGGGTCTCGGCTTCCGCAAGGTCGAACCGCGGCGATTCGGGCGCGTGCTCAGCGAGCAAGTGCTCAAGCGATTGCAACGGGTGGAGCCGACCCACCACAGGCATGCGCTGTCCCACCTCACCGCCCGGATCATGAACGACATCGATCACGAGGTCGCTGAGCACGGGGCCGCGGGTACGAGCCCCGGTCTCGTGGGCCGCTGGGGCGCATGCCTGCTCCGCCTGGCGCTCTTCTCCCACCTCCAGGCTTCGGCGCACGACGCCCGACTGCTCGTATGGGCCGCGGAACACGACTGGTTCGGTATGGAGGCGGACGAGGCGGCACTGGCCGCGGTACTTAAGGCTGCTCAGCAGGTAATCGACGCGACTCCCGGGTTTGACCACCTCACTGCGCTTGGCGAGGACGCGGCGGCTGAGGAACCACAGCCGACCGCTGCGGTATCGGCTCCCCGGCTGCCCGATCACATCTCGGCTCCAGAACTGGCCGAGTCCTCAGCGCAGCAGGGAGAGCAGCCCCCTGGTGAGGGGCGCTCCCTAGACGATCTGGCCTCGGCCGAGGAGGAGCTCAAGCACGTCGTCGAGGAGGCACGAGGCGCCGTCGACCGCGTGCGCGCCGCCCTGCTGGACGGGTGCCCGCCCACCCACACCGATTTGGTGCCGCTCGCCGCGGTCGCCCCGGCGTTCTCCCACGTGCGGGGTGTGCTCTCAGAACTCGGCGTCACCGGCGTCACCGATCGCCTCACCGATGTCCTGAGGTCGATCGACGAGGTTCGTGCGCGCGTCGAACGGAAGGAGAGGAACGCCGAGGCCCGTCAAGTGGTGGAGACGGTGACGGCCCTGGGCTGCGCTCCGGACAGTGCGGTGGCCGCGGTGATCGCGGACGCCAGGCACAGCGCGGAGGCACTGCTCGCGAAGCAAGAGTGGGACGAACAGGACGACGCGTGCGCACACATTCTCACGCTGCTGGTGCGCCTCGCCGACATGAAGGACCGGTCCGACGCACAGCAGGAGATCATCGAGCTCCAACAGCAGTTGTCGGTCGCACATCCGCCGTACGCTGTGGCCGCCGTCCTGTACCAGCAGATCACGCTGAGCGAGCACAGGACCCCTCACCCCGACACGGCCGCCGCCCCGCAGGGCGAGGAATCCGCCGAGGTTCCCGAGGCGCCGGAACGGGCCATATCCCCGGAGACGGCCACCGCCGCGCAGGCTGACACCGGCGTGCCCGAAACGCAGGACCTCAGCACCGCCGATTGCGTCCCGGCCGAGCGACCTCCCCGGTCCGCCGACACCGCCGAGCAGCAGCCCGCGCCGGAACGGCGGGTCTTCGCCGCCCCCGCAGCGACCGCGGCCGTCGACACCACCACGGAAACAGCCGACGGCACGGAAACGAAGAGCATCGAACCCGTCCTCGCCCGTCTCATTGCCGAGAAGCGCTTCGGACTTGCCGCTCACCTGTCGCAGGCCGCCGACCGCCCGGACACCGAGGCCGCGGTCCTGCGCCTGGCCGCCGCGGCGACACTGCTGCACTCCAGGACCGGCCGAGCGGCTCAGATCATCGAAGAGGCGCTGCACGAGTGGGAGGCCCGTAAGGAGAGCGACAGTGACGCGCTGTCCCTGCTACTGCTGCCCACGCTGGTCCGGGGAGCCCTAGTGACGGGTGCACCCGTGGTCGGTGCACAGCTGAGGGCGCTCACCCCGCAACTGCCCGATGCCCTGCACGAGGTGGCCACCATGGTGGCAGAACGTGCACTGCAGGGCGCACTGCTCATCGCGCCGCCCCATGCCGTTGTCGCCGATGTCTCCCACACCGAGGGGGAGCTGCGCGCGGCCGTGGACGCCTGCCAGGCTATGCTCACCGTCCCTCGAATGCGCTTCCAACGGGCCAGCGCCATGGTGCAGCGCTGGCTGGCGCCGACCGGTCTGCTCGGCAGCGTGCTGACCGCAATCGTGGCCGGGGCCCCGGACGCCGAGCACCTGGCCGACGAGCTGCTGGAAAACCTCGCCCGCCGAGCTCAGGTCGAGGCGGCGATCGACGAGATGGACGCTGCACTGCGTGGGCCGGGCGGTCGTGGCATCCAGGGGTCGGGCCGCAACAACGTCCGCCACTGCCTCGACCGCGTCCGGGACGCCGTTCGGCAGTGGCGTACGGTCAAGCGCGACCTGGAAGCAGGACGCTCCGAGGAGAATGTGTGGGCGTTCCAGTCCATTGCATCCCTGCGCCTCTCCCTCCTCGGCCTGCGCGAGCGGGTCGCCGACGACCTCACCGCGGCCGAACGCAGCTCCGCCGTCCTGGCGAAAGCCACCGCCTACGTGGCGCGGGACCTGTTCGCCGAGATCTTCGACGGGCTGGATGCGAATAGTCGACCGGTCGAGACGGGATCCGAGCCGGACGTTCAGACGGTTCTGGACGCCGAGCTCCACAAGGCCGAGTCGGCCGTGCCGGGAGAGAAGCCGACCTTGGACGGCTTGCTGAAGGCAGTGGACCGTACCTGGGACGACGCGATCGAACGGCTGCTCGCCCGTGACGAATTCGGCGTGATTCGCACCATCACGGACCTCGCGGACTTCGACGTCCTTCCTGCAGCCCACACCTTGTCGCTCTCGGAGGAGCGTCGCGCACGCCTCAGCGCGATCCAGAAGGAGCGCCGCGCCGCGCTCGCCGAGAAACATCGGCAACTGGCCGCCTGGCTCCGCCGGTCCCAGGCCGACGAGGCACTCACCGTCGAACAGGACGTCAGCCTCCAGGAGTTGCTCGCCGACGCCCGAGCACACCTGGAGCACGACCGGCCGGGCGAGCTGGCCGCAGTCCGGCGCAACCTCGACCGAGTCGAAGAACTGCTGCCCCGTTACCGTGAGGAAGCCGCCGACCGGCTGCGCGCCCGGCTGGCGGCGCTGACGGACGTGAGCGCGGAGGACCGCGAACGAGTCCTGCGCAACCTGGACACCGACAGCCTGGCTACCGCGGCCGAACTCGTCTACTTCCTCGAACTCGGCGAACCGGTACCCGAGATCAGGTCCGAGGACTCGCACCTGGAGGCGTTCTTCCCCGCCGTGCCGGACTCGTTGCCGGGCGGCATCGACGCTGACCTGATCGCGGCCGTCCGCGCCCGTGGCCGATACGGCGACCGCGCCGTTCTGGACTATGCAGGACTCTCGGAGGAGGAGGCCGAACGGGCCGCCGCGGCCCTGAAGTTGTGGAGCACGCTCGCCGCGACGAAGGACCGTATCAACATCAATCCGCGCGAGAGCCTCAATCCGGCTCTGGCTCTCCTCGGATACGAGGCCCGGCGCGCACGGCCTCTGGACGATCTGCCGCGTGGCAAGGACTACCGGTTCTTCGAACTCGCGCCCGTGCACGTCACCGGCCGTGCCTGGGCGCCCGCGTTCGGATCGCAGGTCAAGGACCGTGGCGGCAAGCTCCGCGCCCTGTTGATCTGGGGCCGGCCCGCGGCCAAACTGCTCATCACCCGCGCTCTGCAGGACCCCGACGAGAGCAGTCTGCTCGTCGTCCACTTCGGGACGCTGGACAGCAGAACCCGCAATGAGCTGGCCGCCGCCTCCCAGGACACCAAGCCGATCATGGTGGTGGACGACGCCGCGCTGGCCTACCTCATCGCGCACGGCAACCGGCGGGTGGACGCCACGACCGAGACGCTGCTTCCGTTCTCCGCGGTGAACCCATACATCAAGGAGAAGCGGGGCCAAATCGGCCGGGAGATGTTCTACGGACGGGACCGCGAGCGCAAGAGCATCCACGACCCGGCGGGGACTCAGATCCTCTACGGCGGCCGGGGTCTCGGCAAGTCGGCCCTACTCGCCGACGCGGGGGACCGCTTCGAGGAACAGCGGCCGGGGGCCTACCGCAAGCTCTACCTCAACCTGGACAAGATCGGCATCGGCCGGGGCACCGCACTCGGTGCCGAGGCCATCTGGCCCACGCTCGACCAGGAGCTGATCAGGCAGGGCGTTCTGGAGGAGCCCCGACGCCGGGGCCCACAACAGGAATCATGGCAGCGGGTCACCGACGGGATCGCCCGGTGGCTCGCTCAGGATCCCGACCGGCGGCTGCTCATCCTCCTCGACGAGTGCGACCGCTTCTTCGAGGCAGACGTTCCCGAGTGCACGGAGACCCGTCGGCTGCGTGGTCTGGGTGAGGACTCGCGCGGCCGGGCCAAGGTCGTGTTCGCCGGTCTGCACTCGGTGCAGCGCTTCACCCGGCTCGCCAGGAACGGCCCATTCAGCCACCTGGCGCAGACCCCGACGGTCGTGGGACCGCTCGCCCCCCAGTTCGCCGCCGACCTGATCGTGCACCCGATGCGTGCGCTCGGCTTCGAGTTCGCTGACGTCGACCTCGTCAACCGCGTGCTCGGCTTCTGCTCGTACCAGCCCTTCCTGCTGCAGATCTTCGGCAGCAGGATGGTGCAGGTCATGCAGGACAAGCGGGCGCGAGCACCACTCGCGCCGCCTCCATACACGATCGAGGATTCCGATGTCGACGCGGTAGAACAGGACACCTCGCTGCGTTCGGACATCACCGCGGCCTTCAAGGACACCCTTGCCCTGGACGACCGCTACCACGTCATCGCCAATGTGCTTGCCCAGCATGCTCGGGACAACGGTCTGGAAACCCGCCTCAGTGACAGGGAGTTGCGGGAGGAATGTGCTGGCTGGTGGCCCCGCGGCTTCGAGTACCTGGACAGCGAGGGGTTTCGCGCCTATCTGCAGGAGATGGTCGGCCTCGGTGTCCTGGCGCCGAACAACGACGGTCAGGGCTGGCATCTGCGAGGGCCCAACGCGCTGCGCATGATCGGTACCGCCCAGGAGATCGAGGCGCGGTTGCTGCGGGCGGAGACGGAGTCCCGGCTGGAGGAGACCGTTGTCCTGGAGAGCCGTCCGGACCTCTACGACGGCAGGTCCGCCCCGCTCACCGTCAACCAGATCGACTACCTGCTGGGCGAATACGTGAACCAAGTCCGCGTTGTTCTCGGTACACAGGCGACGGGCGTCGCCGATGTGGAACGGACCCTGCGTGAGGTGACGGGCAGGGTGGCGGGCTGGTCCGTGCCCGCCATCGGAAGTGCCAAGACGTTCCGCAAGGAGCTCGCCGCCGGCCGCGCTGGCGAGCGGCGACTGCTCATCAGCGATCTCTCTCTGGGCAGCGAGAAGTCCTGCCGGGAGTCCTTCGACCTGGCCAGGGCAGTGCTGCCCGACGCCGCCGAGGCGACCCGCTCGGTGGTCCTCGTGTCGGGTGTGGAACAGCTCGGCTTCTGGTCCGGCCTCCTCACCGGTCCCGACGCCGACCACGACACCATCATGGTGCTGCGCCGGCATGACCTGCGCAGCCTGAAGGACTGGACGCAGCGCCACAGCCTGTGCGAGACGGAGGAACGGCTGATGCGTCTGGCGAAGGCGACCGGTGGCTGGCCGTACCTGCTGGACAAGGCGCTGCACCTGCGTGATCGCCGACCGGACCAGGACCGGGTGCTGGCGGACCTGACGTCGTGGCTTGGGCAGAGCAGCGGCGCCGAACAGTTCGTCGATGCCGTGGGGCTGCTGGAGAACGACACCCTCAAGGCCGCCTATGACGGGGTCGTCGAGCAGCTCGGTACCGATTGGCATGACGACGCCTACCTCGTCACCGCGGCCGAGATGGCAGGTCTCTCGTCCGGGGAGGCATGCCGGGCCGTTGTCTGCCTGGAAGCCCTCCAGGTGGTCGACCGGGACGGGACGCGCCTGCGCGTGGAGCCGGTTCTCCATACGGCGCTGGGCGTACTTGAGGCCAAGGTTTGACCAACCGGGTGGGGCCGGGGTTGCGCCTGGCCCCACCGAGACTCGACAAGCACACCCGCGTCCTGTCGGCGGCCACAATGGGAGTGCCGACGGGGCGATCTGCTGTTGCCCCTTTTCCAACTCGCTGCCGAGCTTGCTTTGCCATGGGAGACCCTTGGCGCTGATAGCGATGACCGGGGAGAGGGTTAAGCATTCGGTCGGCCCCGTCGGGGTAACGGAACGACACGGCTCACTGGTCGAGAGAGCGTCGGGGGCTTCTCGGTTGTCGAAGTGAAGATTGCGGAAATCTACTGGTACGACACGAAGGCCGTGCGCCTGACGCTGGCTGTGTGAGCTCCTCGCGGAGCTCTCGGGCTGCAGTGCGTGCTCCCGGTCAGCGAGTCGTCCTGTGACCCGCATGCACCTGATGTGGCGTCAGGTAAGTCAGCATCTCGTCAGCATCAGTTCCCGAACAGCCTGATACGGCTGTCCGGCAGGCGCATGGTCGATGGCGTCACAACAGCCTGGTCGGCGCGGAAGCCCAGGCAGGGAGCGCTATCCCCGCTGAGAAGCGATGTTCCTCACAATCATCGACCCCGGCGTGCCCGTGTAGAGTGAAGACCGCCCTTGACCTGCAGAAAGCTGGCAGGGAGCCGTCTTCCAGGAGTCCAAAGTGCTGCGTACTCTGTTCAAGTCCAAAATCTAGCGTTTGGGTATTTTCGCAGGTCAGGTCCCTGATCGTGGCCTCCAGGTCAGCAAACGGTCAGCATCGGGTCGGTCGGTGTCCGGCTTACTGACCTGCTCCTGTGGCGGGGGCCTGCTGTGCCGCCCGGAGCCCTGCTCGGAAGGCTTGATGCGTGGCTCGACAGCTCGCTCATGGGATGGGGTCGTTCTTCAAGGAGTGCGGTTGTTCCAGGCCGACCCGCTGCCCGCACCCGTACACGATTCGGTTCCGGGACGCTCTCGGCAAGCAACGTGAAGAAGCCGGCTACGACACGCAGGACGATGCGATCGAGCGTCTCACGCAGATTTACGCGGAGAAGAAGACAACGGCACCATCCGTCGCCGAGGTTCGCCGCGAACTCGGTCAGCAGACGATCGTGGAATACGCGAAGCAATGGCGTCCTCGTCAGCGCAAGATGACGGAGTACTCGACGGGATGTCACGTGGACAGCTCCATCAACGTGCACATCATTCCGCGTCTCGGGTCGCGGAAACTGAACTCGGTTACGCCCATTGTGGTCGAGCGCTTCCTGGACGAGTTGGAGACGGACGGGGTGGGGCGCGGAAACCAGATGAACATCTTCCGCGTCCTCAAGGCGATCCTCCGGGACGCGTATGGCAAGGGTGCCATGGCGGACGACCCTGTGAGGGGCGTCCAGGAACCGGAATACGGCCGCGAAAAGGTGGTCATCCCATCCCTCGCCTACGTGAAGAAGGCACTGGCAGCAGCTGACGAACATCTCGCGCTTGAGATCGTCATGATGGTGGGCTGCGGCTTGCGGAACGGGGAAGCCCGGGCAGTGAACGTCAACAACGTTGTGGCGGATGACGTCTACCGGGTGCATGAGCAGATCCATTCCAACACGCACAGGCTGGCGAAGCTGAAGCATCGCAGGGCGGGGGAGTTCCGGGAGGTTCCTCTGCCGCGCTCGGTGCGGGAG
The Streptomyces tirandamycinicus DNA segment above includes these coding regions:
- a CDS encoding site-specific integrase; the encoded protein is MARQLAHGMGSFFKECGCSRPTRCPHPYTIRFRDALGKQREEAGYDTQDDAIERLTQIYAEKKTTAPSVAEVRRELGQQTIVEYAKQWRPRQRKMTEYSTGCHVDSSINVHIIPRLGSRKLNSVTPIVVERFLDELETDGVGRGNQMNIFRVLKAILRDAYGKGAMADDPVRGVQEPEYGREKVVIPSLAYVKKALAAADEHLALEIVMMVGCGLRNGEARAVNVNNVVADDVYRVHEQIHSNTHRLAKLKHRRAGEFREVPLPRSVREAMERYEEKRGTTKEGYLLRGPSGYYTEPMERRRVQKLFKDLPAKDGVGMYGFRHYFASNALGNGIPITDVAEWMGHKSIEETYRTYRHLMPGSITKAARILDAGLWDAA